Part of the Spinacia oleracea cultivar Varoflay chromosome 5, BTI_SOV_V1, whole genome shotgun sequence genome, ATAATATATCGATTAAAGTCCCGCAAAAAATCTAATGCGACAATCAAATCAGGACGAAGTACCTGACAACACctataaaatgaaaaaaaggtATTTGACAACTAAAACTAACAAATATCCCGTACAATTGGTTGTTAGGTTAGACATCTAACATCTTGCTAGTATAAACAAGGCTTTAATTTTTTCAAAACTAGCATACATATTATTTCAAATATGAAAGATAGGTAGGTCGAGTAAGCGGGTGTTGTGGAATGGGACCGGTCCAACATAAAATTCACATCTGCCTCATCATCCATAACAAATACAATTTTTTATTCATCTCCGATTTCATTACTCGCCAAACATTTCCCTAATTAAATTTTCCCCACTGACATCCCCAAGTCTTAACCACGAGTCCAACCTCGTTAATTAGTAAATGATGAGATATTTTGTTTAATTGCAAAATGTGGATAGAACTTCTGTTTCATCACTCGAATATAATTGTACGTTATTCTGTTATAACGGTGAGAAACAGTCAgctttttcatttatttatataataaacataaataaaaatcaagAAAGTGTACTTACTGTTTCTTGAATACCGACTTAAATCAGTTTGGATATATATTTGCCTCATCAACAGCCAAACAGCCAACAACAATCATTCCATGAATTATTCTGTTTTCTCTTAAAAAACAAATCCATTGATTTTTCCCGCGTTCAAGAAAACTAAATCATCCGAATTCAATTCcaattcttttttcttcttcttcatcttcttcttctcctacGTCCTAAGTGGGTTCTGGTTTGGTGTTAGTAATGTCTTCGAGTAGCTATTTACGGATTGTGGAGAGAGATCCAACAGGACGATACGTAAGGTACACAGAAAAATTAGGAGTAGGCAGTTGGAAAATAGTTTACAAGGGATTTGATCAGGTTAATGGTATAGAAATTGCCTGGAGTCGGATCGTGATAACAAGGAGAATGTCAAAGTGCTTGAAAGACATTGACAATTTGTGTGAAGAAGTTTGTCTACTGAAATGTTTAGAACATGAGAATATTGTGAAATGCTACCATTCTTGGATTGATTATCGAACCAAAACCATCCACATGATTACTGAGCTTTTTACTTCAACCAATTTGGGTCACTTGATTGACAAGCATAAGATTGTAGGTAATACAGCAATCAAGAATTGGTGTATACAGATTCTTAAAGGGTTGGCTTATCTTCACAGTTGTAATCCTCCAGTTATTCACCGTGATCTAAAGTCATTGAATATCTTTATTAATGGAAACTCAGGCGTAGTTAAAATCGGAGATTTGGGTCTTGCCGTGTTATTGAAACCAGGGAGTGGTGTTAGTGGTAGTGTTGGTACACCAGAGTACATGGCACCAGAGATATTTCGAGGAAATTATAATGAGCTAGTTGACATACATTCTTTCGGAATATGTGTACTAGAGATGGTAACTCGGGAACCCAATCTTTATGCGGAATGCAGACGTATGGAGGAGATTGTCGAAAAGGTTAAGGCAGGTATAAAGCCTATCTCATTAAGTAGGGTAACACACCCATTGATTAAGAATTTCATTGAAAGATGTCTGGCTCCTGCATATATGAGACCCTCTGCAAATGATCTCTTGAATGACCCGTTTCTTGCACCCACTACTGCTGGTACATCAACAATACGCACTAATTTGACTCTCAGTCTCACACAAATACATATACAATCTGAGGGTTCGCCATTTTCTATCACGCGTAATCAGGTAGATAGATTACTAAATCCTGATCTTGTAATGGAGACTTACTGTGATAACAAGAAATTGAAGCTACAGGGGAGAATCAAAGACAACGGTATAATAAAAATGGCCTTTAGTATTACCAATGATGAACAACTTAAGCAGGTCAGAAATTTTGAGTTTGAGTTCTCAGTCGAAACAGATAAACCTTATGAGTACGTTGTGGAGAACATTGCTATACCACTTATGTTGTCAACTCAAGGTGTCAAGGTGGCTACTGAGATTATGATACAACTAATAGCAGAACTTCAGGGTGAAACTGTAACTAACACTTCCAAGTCGTCTCCCAGTGATGAATTTTTTGATGCCCACCAATCACCTTCTCATCAGAATAACAAAATGCCTAGTTGCTTTGCTAAGATGATGGCATCCGCTCGCAGGAAGTTCTAGCCCCAACTTTATACCCGACTACAATATTTCACTTTTCCTTGTTAGTCTTTTATTTTATATTCTGATTCTGAATATGCATACTTAGTGAGCTTTTTTTGATACAAAATCAGTGTTGCCTTTCATTCTTTGCACTTATAACTTCTCTGTAAAATGTAGGGAGGAAGGAGGTGTATTATAGATTTTTGTGGAAATGAATCAATAAAAGCAAAGTTTATCAACTCTTTCTACTTTCCGAGTAAATTTCTTTTAGAGATTACACTTGACTTTCTTCATCTTAGCCTTAGTTCGTCGTTTATAAGTAGGCTACTTATCATTacattttagtatttatgtggTCACTTACGCGAAAGAATTTTATTTCAACGAACCTGACTTGGGGTGACATTGATGTAGTTTATAACACTTATGGTTTAATTCAAAGCTGCACATCTATTACAAAGCCTGCAATTATGGATTCATGTGTAAGTCTTACATGGGAAGTTCATTCATATTTGAAACTGGAAATCTCTTACTCTCTTAGGTCTACAATTATGTTTGGGTTTCCTGTTCTCTTGTGTATTTCAAACTCTGGTTGTCGCAAATAAGCATATTGGATTTAATTTTACACAATCAAAATCGCTTATTCTATTCGCATTTTAGGTGTCAAGTTTTTTCTTTGATTTATGGGGTTAAAGTGGATGATCACCATAGTAGAACTAGTGATGATCAACTCAAAAGAATATAAAAATTATGAGTGTAAAACTTCGGTTTGGCTAGTTCTGGTTTGCTAGCAGTAGGGAGTAGTCAAGGTTAAGAGGTGTCATTTAGCTCCTTGAGTTCGGGTGCATGCACATGTGCAATAAGAGTTTGCTGCAGACCGTTTAATTCAACAGTTCAATAGACAACAGGTCCTGATTTCTCAGTCAGATCAACTACAGGTTCTgacttgtcatattttgttaattttgttgtTGCAGTTTTCGGTTTAAAGTCCACTTACCAATGTTGACTTTTGGAGGTTGTTACTTGTTAGTAGTTGCTTGTGTAATCttgtttttatttcattttgcaAACATGATATATAAGCtagaaatgaaaacaaaaaagaGAACCATGTTtctaaaaaaacaaaacttcCATTGAAAACCAAATTGTTTGTACAACCTAAGAGATCAACACCTAGACAAGCCATAAAAAATGAGACTGAACTAGCCTAGCAAGGTCCACATAAGTCAACTTTGGCAAAAATGATAAAAGAACGCCATTCCAAAATCTTGACTGCTACCTTCCAAAAGCCTCCAGCCCAGGCCTGCCATCTGCAGGACAACACTGAGATTGAGCAACTGTAGACAAGCTAGATGCCCAACTGCAGACTTGCCCTAAGATTGAGCAGCAAGTACAGTCAGTCCCCACAAAAACAGAACAGAACACAAATCAGAATTGCAGATCAGTACTTACTTTACCGCCTACTCCAACACCCATGGACATAATTCAGCAAACAAAGAACGACATCAACAATCAAAATCAATAACAACCGAGAACGAATTTCAAGTTAATTTACACAAACAATCAAATACATCTCCAGTTGGGCCTGTACACCTGAAATGGGATAGGAGGAAAAAACAaatattttgattgaaattgCTGCACGCTTCACGCAGTCGCATTAAGTAAGAACATCACCATAGAGACTGGGACAACTAATCTCAACCCACATTGAGTTATTTCCCTAACAACAGGGTTTTTGAGTTTGGAACGGGAGGAACAAAGGCAAGAGCTAGCAAATAGCAATCACTAATTGTCTAATTGTAAAGGAACTTCACAGATATATTTATGACTACATTATTAAGCTACATGTGCAATTACTTCCCTTCCAGACAAATTCATATGTATACGTCAATAC contains:
- the LOC110790184 gene encoding probable serine/threonine-protein kinase WNK11 → MSSSSYLRIVERDPTGRYVRYTEKLGVGSWKIVYKGFDQVNGIEIAWSRIVITRRMSKCLKDIDNLCEEVCLLKCLEHENIVKCYHSWIDYRTKTIHMITELFTSTNLGHLIDKHKIVGNTAIKNWCIQILKGLAYLHSCNPPVIHRDLKSLNIFINGNSGVVKIGDLGLAVLLKPGSGVSGSVGTPEYMAPEIFRGNYNELVDIHSFGICVLEMVTREPNLYAECRRMEEIVEKVKAGIKPISLSRVTHPLIKNFIERCLAPAYMRPSANDLLNDPFLAPTTAGTSTIRTNLTLSLTQIHIQSEGSPFSITRNQVDRLLNPDLVMETYCDNKKLKLQGRIKDNGIIKMAFSITNDEQLKQVRNFEFEFSVETDKPYEYVVENIAIPLMLSTQGVKVATEIMIQLIAELQGETVTNTSKSSPSDEFFDAHQSPSHQNNKMPSCFAKMMASARRKF